Sequence from the Primulina huaijiensis isolate GDHJ02 chromosome 16, ASM1229523v2, whole genome shotgun sequence genome:
GGTTTTCTCGGTTTGTGCGTGGCTCGAATAGCAGTTTCTTGGTTTTGCAACTGTCTTGTAGTTGCCGAGATCCATTTCCACAATCTTGATGTTCTCTTCTAGCACTCTATCAATATCCTACATGAATGTAAGGGTTGTTTTGTATATAAGATAAAAGCAAAACTAGAAAAATTTAGAAAAGCAGTAAATCATAAAAGTTTTTGTCTCTACACTAACACTAGTGATCATGAATACATACTTGAGATGAATTGGTGAACTTGTACTCTTGTGATGATTTTCTGTGATTAAATTGCTTCTGGTTCAGGTTCTTCGATTCTTCGGTAAAAAGCATTCTTCtgactcgagctcgagcttgagCATTGACTAGTGCCTGCATGCACCGTAGCGTTGTATTCGCCTGTTTCCTAACCAAATGCCCTCTAACCAATGCCTGCAACTTCACTAGTCCTTTCAATGCATTTAGAGCTTTTCTTGCCTTGAAAAAAGAAAGACGAAACCGATGTTAATACAGATAAAGGACTAAAAAGAATCGATTTTttgcataattttatttagatttgTTATTTAAATCTGATAGCTTTTCAACTAATCAAAGCAGCTATGATCAAATTTTCTCGTCCACGTAGGCTGAAAAAGAAGTTGAAAGCCAAGTGGAGCTAAATCCATACCAAATATGAGCGAAAAACGGACTGAATCTTCACGGCAGCAGCCTCTTCAACTGCAAAGCTAGCCCGCTCGGAGGAGGCAGCGGTCAGCTGAATCATGGCGGCTGCCGCCTTAGCTGCAGCAACCGCCGCGTCGGCAGCAGCCGCAGTAGCCACCGCCACCGCCAGCACATGCTTCTTTGCATCATCCTCCAAGTGATGATCCATCACATGAGGCGGAGTGAACGCAATGTTATCCAGAGAATTCGAGTCATGCCTCCCCGGCGCGGTGGCAGAGGAGAGGCGGAAGCTCCACCGCCGCTTCTCCCTCGGCGTCGTGGGCTGCGGGATTGTTAACGGAGTGGAAGGATGCTGCTCATTGACGTTGAAAACCGTAAAATTCAGGTGATCGCTGCCATTTTTGCTGTCCTTGTCCTTCCTATCTTTCTTTCCGGTCAAGAAATTTCTTAGCCATTTGCCAGTTCTTCCCATATCTTTTTTCTCTTTGAATCTTTCCTTCagagaaaacaaaagaaagtgTAATATCTGTGCAACTTCCTCATCACCTCTACAacaatatatacacacacacacacacacacacacacacactacttCTTTATCATTACACTATTTAGTATTGTAATGTTACAACTCATTTGTACTTATCACTGTTTCTTTGTTGTGTGAGCCTGAAATAATATGCCTTGCGTTCTACTAATTTGTGGAACAGGCACACATGttctttaaatattatatattaaacgTGTTTATTAATGAAGGGttaattatataacataaaaatattttgtaataaagtgattatatatttcaaaattaagtgttgtgtgCAGTGTTGTAACACCTAACACAACGTGCAACAGAATATTTAAACACGGGAAACTTTacgtaaataaaataaaacacaaaaaattacGCACAAGTGATGTTCACTTGTGCGGTGTCTTAGGGAAAAAGACGCACTAGAAAAACTTGTCAGTTTACAAAACCAATATTAGTGAATAAAGATAGTTAATTTCATCAACAAAGTAAGAGAGTAAAGTGCATCCAAAATACTTATCAAACGAAATGACCAAAAATATGGATGTATTGTTTATGAAATCGAAAATCTTTTTGATGAACAACTCTCTTATCAACACTGTGATTAGGTGTTGTGTTTGCATGTCTTCAACACTCCACGACAACATAACAATACATTTTTGCTTGAGCACTTGATCTCTTCGAtgtaaatcttcaattctcgTGCTTGCTCCTACTATGTCTCTCCACTCTCTCGCACACGTTCCACAACGgctatatttgattatttatatgcTTTCTTTGCCATAGAGTTTATTATATGAAAAGAATCCTACAAGATATGTAAATAAAAGTTTTATtaggaaataaactcttttaaacaataatatcatatatagaGTTCTTATTATAAATACATATATGgtctagaaaggcaaaacactataatttaataaacataatattatcaagaggaaaaacataattaaagaataaattatattcctttcaattttcttattttttgtcTTTCTGGACAAAACACAAAAAATGCTAATCAGCATAACTAGTTAGCACACAACTCAATTTAGCTCCCCCTACATTTGAAAATATATCCCCTCCTGAGTTTTATCATGTTAGCTTCGGTGTTGTTAGTAATGTTGCCAATACGGAATAGGAATACTAACAACATTAACCAGAGAGAgcaacaaaaataacaaaaacataCTGCGAAGCGTCTCCTGCAATTAGTTCATCAGTTTCTGATGCTTCACCCTCGTACATTTTTGCAACAATGTCAACATCTTCATCTCCCCTTTTTTGTCCATATTGGACAGCTACATCAAGAAGTAATCGAAAGTTTGCCACCTGAGTCTCATAATGCACAATAAGCTCTTTAACATGCTGAATTTGTTGAATTCCAATGCCGATCTGGGTTTGGAGAAGAGAGGTAGATAGCATGACATACTCAAAGGGTTTCACACCATAGGAAGAGGCCATGTTGCCAACCTCTGGGGAAACACCAGGATCAAACCATGACATATCAAGTTCTCGATTTCCCTTAAAGTATTCTGGTGAAATCTTCAGCATGTCACTACCGTCAGAAAGTTCTTCCCCCAAATCACAAACAAACCGTGATTCTAAGATCCCATAGGTCAAAGAGGGGAAATGCAGCTTCATTGATTTTAATCCACCATCTGGGAATCGCATCACGATTTTTAAAACCAACCTGCCAAAATTAAATGCGATACTCCCAGTACCAATTGAGAAAATAATGATGGCATGTGGTCTAGTAAAGACTGTAGTATTTGTGAAAAGAGTGCAGTTTCATATCATAGTCTTGTGGAGATTTGAGTAAAATGAAGTCAGATTTGCAACAGATAGGCGCTTAGGACTGTCTGGAAATTTTGTGAACCTCCAGTGAAGGCAACATTAACTTCATTAATGTCAAGAGGCATGCTTTCTTCGTCACAAGCGAGAGTATTGTAGAATGCATTAATAACAGAAGGATTGAAATTGTAGGCCCGATCACGGACAAACACATGTCCGTATTTTGATGACCTCTCATCAACCACACTCGATGAGAGATTTGAGTAGATTCCAGGACATGTATTCTTGAATAAGGAGCCACAACACTCTCAGTTGATAGAACTCCTTCAATTTTGAAGAACTCAAACTTTTTCCTTGTGTATGCATCAGCATCAACATTTTTATCATCAATCAATCACCGATTGATGTAAAAGGTGCCACATAGCAAGAGCAATTTCAGAATAAAATTTTGTGGAAAATTACTTACTCAGTCTAGAATATGTAGTATCGATGTTGTCCATGGTGTTGTCAACATTTTTCTTAACATCAGAACCAACATCGACATCATCACTTTCTTCATCACCACCATAATTCTCGTCAGAATGAGAGTCAAGAGTTGTATCAAAAGTAGAACCATCAGAATTTCCTAGGTGATTTTCTTTGAACTCTTGCAGCATTTTTTCATCTGGTTCATCAGCCTCAGATATGTATTTCTTCAAgcttttttcttctttcaacCATGCAAGAAACCCAGCTAGGGACTCTTCGTCCTAAGAAGGGGCAGTTGGTTCTTCAGAAACTATAGCTTATTTCACAGTAAGGGATATTCTTTTTAGTCACAACAAGTTTTGGTCTTGAGAGAAACTCAAAATATTAGTTATCAAGGTCATCTCTAGATGAAATATCAGTATCCAAAAGATTTGCAATGAAAGAAGATATTCAGAACTTCTTGGATGTGTGGAAATCAGGGTCATACCCTACTTGACACTTTGATTGTCTAGGCTGCGAAGGAACCGAGAAGACATGATTCAGCTCTTCAAAATCTGGTGGATTGTCCATATCAATTGCATTACCTGACTCCCCGGGGCAATGACTTCAATCGAAATTGGGTCCTCGACGACCACAACCATCTGAAGAGAGACAAAATTAGGGGGTTTCTGTAGGCGGTGTTGCCACACGGGGTGGAACACCGATGCTTGCAGCCATTTTGCTTTGAATATCGTTACATATGAAAATCATGATAATTTCAATAAGAATTCACACAGAGAACATGAATAATGAGAGCAAGGAGAGTTCGAATAGAGAGAAAGGTaattaacaataataaaattgtGCAAGTATTTAAATAGTAAGGTTTCCAATGGTAACAAAGATTCTCCTACCAAAAATTATGCCAAAAATTGATTCAGTTTTACTCTCTCACCCAACAGTTGAAAACTGCGAACCAGTTAGAtcatatttcaagaaaatcgtcCATATTTCATGCATCTTCGACTCAACCCATTAATATATGGGAAATCACAAATATTCAAAATCAGGAAGATTAGGTTTCATGCAAATGTCACAAGTTCAAATCTGATAACTCACTGATCAAGAGAAAATCATATAATCATTAACATGCATGTCTTAATTATGCCTAGAATATGATATATTAAGGAAATGCCAGGCATGTGATCAAATTGTGATGTGTTTATATGTGGTGTTGGAAACATCTCCTAGCGGTACTtccaatttcaaaaaaaatttgattttcctATACAAACAGATACCGTTTATACTTTCgatttctttattctttttataCAGAAGTGGTAGCTCTCACACTAGAAGAACGATCTTCATTGTACTCTTCTaggtatcttttttttttaaaatttctcctGTTATGATTTCTGCTTTTTATTCAAAAGAGCTAACTCTCACACTAAAAGAACAATGTTCATTGGACTCCTTTAAGTAGATTTTtccattctttttcttttgatacaaaaaattctcttttttttttcttttgctcAATCTTCTCAAGTCATTTTTATGGGACAAGATCACGGAGTAACAAACATCCCTCAACTACTTTGTGACTTAGGTAGAGCTCATCTCATGGTCAAGTGTGTTGATTGAAACATTAATTTTCCTGCCAGATCTGCAAGATAATCAAACACAACATTAATTTATTCCATAGCTGTTCTAGTTCTCAAATTAAACACATGATAAGTACAGTTATTCGTTGAATAAACGAGGAATACACATTTGTCAATATTGGAATCAAATTTGGCCATGTGATCTCGGTCATTTAACACATAACATACAcatccaaaaatattaaaatactttAGGTTTGGCTTTTTTCCCATGATGATCTCATATGATATCATAGTCGAACCGCTCCTTAAATACACGCGTTTTGAAATATGACATGTTGTGTTTAAGATCTCAGCCCAAAAATGTTCTGAAATATTTTTGGAACTCAACATGACCGGAGCCATCTCTTGCAACATGCGGTTATTCCTCTCGATGATGTTGTTTTGTTGAGAAGTCAATTGAGtagtccagctgattgtccagttgataggtggttcagcagaagaacctcagaagcctggccagccaaaagagtgttcaactgatgaagaaatccagttgatcaattcaactgaacgagagtgaaatcagttcaactgacgagtcagctgatttcaccagcccaactgaagatcagttcagctgaccagtccgaagcattagtcaaaatctttcaattgtagatgaagacaaactctttcaatagattccagctgtgcgtgaaggtacaaagtcattgtccagtcaaaggacaatagtggacgttgcatcagagcattaaagacaaaacgtttcagaatGGCAGTCGAAAAATCGaaacacaaagtccaagaaacgaattaaagatgcaacagatacaataaatgagtctcactgtacgatcagtttttcccgcctatataaagaaaagatcagtgaagactgaACAACACAATTCAAACACAACAACATACAAgagaaaataagagagaaaagaaagtgcacgcacattgcaaatcagttttcagaagcaatcagcctagagggacacttcaacgtgttatcagcttagtatagaggcctatatccctcagtgtgtgagaacatccctgttcagttctcacacacacaaacactctcaaccactcaaatacggtcttgcacaaagacgttaaacttgtgtatgtagtctttgacacatagacgttaaagaagtgttggctggaaggtgctgccttcagtcgtagctaggagttcagtttaggcaatagtataagtcctagctgagtgggtttgtacgaagtgttgtataaatcaaagtcttctagtagatcctacccgtggtggtagaaggggcgacgcaggagcagttgaagtctccgaacatccataaacatatcttgtgtatttaactgattaactactgattttaaattgttttgatcagttatagtatccgtcagttcagttgtcaccataactgaacttatgaatgcaaaaactaatataCCAtttctcagttattcagtttacatttagcgcccttacccgagccactactaaacagactactaagcatgcaacattaaatcttaataacaacaattaaacagcggaaaccaaataacttaaccatcttacaacccaaacga
This genomic interval carries:
- the LOC140961981 gene encoding protein IQ-DOMAIN 19-like, giving the protein MGRTGKWLRNFLTGKKDRKDKDSKNGSDHLNFTVFNVNEQHPSTPLTIPQPTTPREKRRWSFRLSSATAPGRHDSNSLDNIAFTPPHVMDHHLEDDAKKHVLAVAVATAAAADAAVAAAKAAAAMIQLTAASSERASFAVEEAAAVKIQSVFRSYLARKALNALKGLVKLQALVRGHLVRKQANTTLRCMQALVNAQARARVRRMLFTEESKNLNQKQFNHRKSSQEYKFTNSSQDIDRVLEENIKIVEMDLGNYKTVAKPRNCYSSHAQTEKTEHRISTHRVSVKHDHQQISPSPSAITDITPRTCSNHFEECSYGTAQSSPQCCYSAMSKPELPTIPFSYARSEYAESLYNDEYPFYPNYMAYTKSSKAKVRSHSAPKQRLVELLEKPLTRRKPSLEGRNVPRAVKMQRSSSNVGSNAQNFQYPWSVKLDRSTVSLKDSECGSTNTNYCRSLMRFDVQGARF